From Calliphora vicina chromosome 3, idCalVici1.1, whole genome shotgun sequence:
CGTTAAGAACGAGTTCAGTTACTAtaacacgtacagaagaattatatatataaagatgaccaattatggaaagTTATTTCTGTTAAATTGTATGTTTATAGCCATGGTCTATTAATATACATTGTGGGTGCAATGAAATAAGGCCATATGGCCTTTATTACCACCGAGGGAGTGAAATAAAGTCATATTCAATTAATGGTCAAAGTGGAAATAAAGCCATATCAGTGTAAAATAGCTTGTTATAATTACAAACATACGTATAGTTATTTTCTCGTGACAggcgacaaaaaaaatattttataatcattTGCAGGAAAGGCTTCATTTAacgaagccgcctgccgcgttccatgTAGGAGAAAGCCCCTAAGAGCGGCCGCAGGCctccaataaaaaaaaccttttcctGCGAAACCGAATAGTTGCAAGCCATACTACTGAGCAGGCTTGGGCGGTAATGATTACATTGTGTAATATATTACTGGTACATTACCATTaccttgtaattgtaattggatttttgcaattacaattacttgtaATGTGTAATTGACCAATAGcacattacaattacatgtaattgtaattgaatttttcaattacaattacaagtaattgtaattgcaaaattttacattacaattacatgtaattgtaattgaaaaatgtcaattacaattacaaaattaagaaaaagtaataGTAATATGACTAAAACTATGTAATGATTACTttcaaagtatttattattaaaaaatataaaattacagaagttaccaattacttatttttatagtgTGCAGTAGAATGCCGAAGACCAGTATATTATATAGTAACACATACATATCTACTGATGCATACTCGATTAATTAAATTAGTCTTCAGTTTCCCAAAAAAGATTGAAAAGTAtagtttgtaaacaatattttttaaattttttcgaagtacatatgtatatggatttTTAGCAACTTCGAATTCTCTGAAATTCAAAGTATACATTCTACTCTTTTCAAGACGTATTAACTCGAAACTCCAACTTCATATCATTTTATATCCCTCTAAATTAGAACATTTACTTCTCAGAACTAACATATTgaccattttttaaatatgatgtacgaatattgaacaaaattaacaaactatttttaaaacgaagtaaatttgtaagttatgatttacatttaaaaacaagtaagagtactatattcggccgtgccgagtCTGAAATACCCTCCACCGAAATATGATGAGAATTATAGAAGTTACATTGGTATAAAGATCCTATTATGTATGAGGATTGAGAAAAGGTCATtgaaatactattaaataaatatatgaaataatataacaattgttaaaaatactattttgcgcagaagttatttcattttgattgtaaaataattatatataattcaaGTGAAGAATCcgattataaaaaagggtatacaaatatatttagacatagttcaaaattttgcatacggaaattttaatatacatatattcgcgttTAATGAATTTTCCGGATATGAGCCTTATATACGTGCAATATATAATTATGAACCCATAGTCTCAAAATCAAATAGTATGATTTCTGTCTACTTGAAACTGatttctgttaaaattttgatcgaTATAAATGTGCGTTAATGTATTTTTGGGTTGAGGGACATATGTGGGGCTATGACCTACTTGGTTCAGTAAAGATTTATTTTGGAGATTTGTGAAGGTTAATGAGTTTTCCGGAAATGTTTCTCATGCGAAGGCTATGACGATAATttatcttcataaaattgagtacagtgatttttatatatattgaaattttttgtttcgaatttcaacttgataactatatttgtaagaaatttattacgATCTTATTCGGGAgttgaccttatatgggaggtatAGCCAAATATGGactatattcacaaaatcctgtagtatgatttgcaaatataaattacggataggtatggaatttttgttcaatattaatatttttaagatatttatgcagcTTAATGTGTTCGTAAATGGTCCTTGTATGGTCCTTAAGAATTGAGTAATAAATCctcgaaaattttacattttttaattctttatgcaattattttatatctttgacgaaataatatttttaaaaatagtatcaaagtttttaaaaatatgtttaaatgagctttaaaaaaacatatttcattaaaaccgttaAAGAAACCTgaaaccggtcgagtttacaaagatgaaaaaaactgtaaaccggtttaatttttttataaatgtaattgaatttaaagtaactaaattactttttaataaattacatatgCTTTTTctatcaattacaattactggtaattgtaattgccatttttcaattacaattactgttaattgtaattgaatttttcaaattacaattacatgtaattgtaattgaaaaatcgcAATTACAATTACCAGTAATTGTAATCATAAttcttcaattacaattacatgtaattgtaatttgaaattatcaattgcaattacacctaaagtaatttaatggaaaatgtaATTGGCATCGCCCAAGCCTGCTACTGAGTGCAAAAACACTTGTCTTcgcaaataaagtttttctgcatggcggcctgcggccgctcttagggactttctcctccatggaatgcggcaggcggcttcgctaaataaagcctttcttgtaaataaattattaaaaaaatacttttttttcggAGTGGATGTTCCTTAATTTTTGATTGAACtttctttttttgtcaaattaaataaatcatttaagcaaacaaaaaaatttctaagatgcAATAATGCCATAATGGCTTTATTTCACTTCTACCATGGGAAATAAGGCCATATGGTCTTATTTCCCAACTAGTTGAGCAATAGAGCCATATGGCCTTATTGCCTATGGCCTTATTTCACTGCACCGACATTGTGTATAcctacatttttaagagatttatgcacgttaaagtgattttcatcatacaatttggtgatatgaattccgtatatataaaatttatttggagcgaaatttgtgtagatactagggtattaattcgactaatgatcgttcgattaatcgaataatttcttacgaataattattcgaacaatttgaaaatggccattttcgaataacgaataattcgaacaattttatgtagaataatcgaataaaaataataaatgttcatatatatttaaatttattaaattgcttaaaaatgttcataattctgaaattcgacaataactaaagacaaaggactttcgatcactgtagatgagtgttccgatagctccttctataaatatataaatattactgcaagaagttacaattctaaaaacaaatcattcaaaatttttaacttagggcatgaaccaatgaaaataaaaggtacggaataaaatatttgttatttagctggtgaaatattagaagaatcgcaattaataatcaaaattttaatttagattaaagtggagttgaatgtgatggagaatgtgattttgaaacggtcgtcgaaagtgatattgaggatgagatttataatgattacattgaaatagatgaaggccatgatcttaaaatatataagtgatgttattaaccgcgtacgtaatatttaataaatcgaatgataaacataaatattgcaaactaacgttttgttgcaagatgattttgaacatcgtagAACATccttgtctaacatggtaataaactttttgcgtatttgtaaatgcttcAATCATGCACtacctgacttcaaattagccacgttcattGACTATGATATAAACTTTGGAAAGATTCCCTTTATTgagtaattccccaagaccactttattaagcaaagattcggcaacgttgatagagcttgatgtataataaaatttgttataaataatttagaaattgtgaataattaatttactaaagaattagttactcaatttaaaacctgaagtaatgaacgacataaaaaaaagttcttaatacgtttatattgtatttgaattcaggatcatgtccaactagctcacattttttaaaacatagctAAAAAGCGGAAACTAAAggatttgctagtcaattgttttgtagattgttcgggagataatctgatcagaatatttctgatgaaaatttaatgatggactttgttttcgaatgttttttaacattatcaatacttgaattgttaactttaacgttattttttgcttttctttaacaataaaatattaaaaaccgacatcaaaacttcattctttactttttttaaaaaaatgtatattattcgaataattccattaattttaaacgtgtgatcgaattattcaaacaagttaaaatctttCGTATTCGTTTTAtccgaacaagagaaaaatctaataattcgaataccctagtagatacctttataaattaaactgaAATAATGTACcaatttcagctagtttcaataggctacATCCTTGGatgaaagtgattctgagtcgatcggttacactaatatttttgaacgttacaaacatcagcacaaacgcattataatGCGTAAAGTACTTATCATGttatttataaaactaattgaaaattaaatatatttggttTCAGATACTATGACAACTATTGGAGATCGCGTTCTCAATATATCACTGCCCAAAATTGGAGAAAAAAGTCTTTTTACGAGAGACCTTGAAGATGCATTACGTAATGGTGGTGTTGATTTTGTCGTACATTCGTTAAAAGATTTACCCACCGCATTACCAACTGGCATGGCTATTGGTGCAGTACTTGAACGAGAGGACGCTAGAGATGCTCTTGTTCTCAGGTCGAATTTTAAAGGTCACACAATTGCTACCCTGCCCAAAGGAAGTGTTATTGGtaagaattttgaaaatggtATTAATATCATGATTTTCTCATGAAACTTCTTTCGTTTGTAGGCACTTCATCATTGAGGAGAACCGCTCAACTGCGGAGGCAATATCCGAATTTGATTGTTTGTGATATACGTGGAAATTTAAATACCCGTTTGGCCAAACTGGATGCAGTCGATTCGAAATTTGCTGGCATTATTTTGGCACAAGCTGGTTTGGTGCGTATGGGATGGCATGATCGCATAAGTCAAATTTTGGAGCCGACTGATTTATTGTATGCCGTGGGACAGGGTGCTTTGGCGGTAGAGTGTCGATCAAATGACACCGACATTTTGAGCATGCTTCGAAGTCTTATGTGTCTGACCACCACATGTCGCATCTTGGCTGAACGGAGTTTTCTCAAAACACTCGGAGGTGGTTGCAGTGCTCCCGTTGCCGTCGTTAGCATTCTAAACGGTGATTTGACGAAATATTCCTACAAATGTGAAAATCTAAATTTACACTTGGATGGCGCTGTTTGGAGTCTTGATGGCTCTGTGGAGATTCGAGAGAAAATGTCATGTTCACTTGGCGTAGAAATTGAGAACAATAACATAGATGGTGATGAGAGTAGCGGCGATGAGCCTCCCATGAAGCGCACAAGACCGAATGACAGCCCCGTAATGCAGAGCCAAAATAGTCCTCCTATAATTAACGATGATCCTGACGTCGAAGCATTGTCCGGATCGTATAACATTGAAGAGTTAGTCGAAAAGCACATTAGTTTGGCGAGAAAATGTCCGGTTGTGAGTTCGGAAATTAAAAGTGACGCTGCTAATGGCAATATGAATTGTGAACCTGGTGGCGGAGATGCAGACAAAACTATGACAAAATCTTGTCCACTACCAATTGATATTGGGCAGGATGTCATGGGTCAATGCCCGTTTGTGGGCAACGACGCAAAAATAGCACTTGCTGCAGTAGGAAAATGTCCAATGACCAACAATAACCCCAATGGTAATAGCATAATTGGAACATCAAATGGAGACGAGGTTGATTGTTCACCCTCTGTGTCTGCGGCATCGAAATGTCCCTTCGCCTCGATGCACAAGCCAAATGACCCTGTATTTGCGACAAAACCTCAGGATACTGAATCTGCAGTACATGGAAAGTGCCCCTTTTTACAAAAGACTGTTAAAATGTTTGACTATACCGACGATGAAAAGCCTCAATCGCAAAAAATCGCCAACATCCTAATTGAAGATGTAGACAATTTGTTCTGTGGACTGTATCACCATGCCTGTCACAATCGAGAATTGTATGTGAAAAGCAATCGTTTGGGACAACAATTGGCAGAGGATTTGATTAAAAAAGGTGCCTTAGATGTAATGAAGTGTGCTCAGGCTGAAATTCATAGTAAATCATAATAGAACTACATCCGTATTCTGGCCTAATTGTTGACATTATAAATCTTCTAATGTTCTTCCTAATTCAAGCTATCCAGCAATCTTAATGTGTATGGGGGCATTATATCAAATTTGTTCGTTATATTGATCATTTGTTACATAGTTGTATATGtacacattttgttttttattaatatttttttcgttattttgtttgttatcaTCATTATAAATATAACTACATTTCATTAAATCAACCAAAATAGTTTATCATAATAATTCATTCTGTTTAAAACTATAATCACAACAACTATGTTAACTCAAAGTCAAGAAACATACCGTTAAATCGATCGAAATGGATCAAATggaaaactttattttagttatacatacatattaaatttttagttaaacatattacatatttaaataaaggaatggcattattaaacaaattgtaacATTATAAATACAGTATAGCATTTCTGAAATATAGcgtaagtattttttataattatcttCTAATATTTGAGCTATATTAAGCACCTTCtgcatatatgtataataatggatgtgtgtatgtatgttccgtatggactcaaaaacggctggaccgattttgatgaaattttcagggaatcatTAGAATAGACactaaagtcagatttttgattttcggtttgTGGGTggaggggcgtggcaaaatcaaatgtttacactataccgctaatgacataaaaaaaaattttgtagaaatatgtaagtaatttaggccaaaaaaataaaaattggtaaaaaaaatattttttttttattcgagaaaaaattaaaaaatttttataaggtGCAACATCTACTTtcttctatatacatatgtatgtatgtatgtctgtttatttgttCCTTATGGGAGGCTAAACCACTACACCGATCCTCCTGAAATTTTTACTGTATGTTCctctatatctggaaggaacaatgggctccattttattttgaaatttcaggtCGGCGTTAGGGTGTCCATTATTTTTCGATATCGTTTTTTTTACGcatacccgctgaaaacttgttctaagaagcgcaacccgtgccgacttagcgatttagttttaaggtgcatttacaatgggaaaaatgcattttttgcagtttttgtaaaaattttgccattaaataattacttttacaatttaatttaaaagaatcgaaatgtgtacgtaattgtcgttctaataagatataaaaggcaaaaattggttaaaaaattttaaagttattaaaaaatcgccaggccattaacgtgtctcaggccactagaaccagaaatttaggaacaaaattaacatattttgataaatattaaaataaaagcttatttttcagagaccaaaaataactgttattaaattttttgtgactgaaaaagttaggcataaatcaatgaataatttttacgttttcaaataagagttattcataataaatattttttttcgttgctcataacttttattttcgatttatattttttacgttgctcataacttttttttttcaatttgtatgtttttaagttgcctgataagagttattctaaagaatatatttttttcgttgctcataactcaaaAGAAGTTTCTTTCGCCACCTTGGTTGCATTTTATTAGTACATACATTgaatttaacctttaaagtcgcaaaaaataagctaggtatgagattgatgttttttattgtgtgtttttttaattatgaagaattttgtttcacaatcaatgttttagcaaacgcattgtccgccaagttgcaccttttcacagtcaacaaaatacgcaaagtaGAAAATGCTCTTACAACAGAAAGCCGTTTAGCCGACAgtgcatagacaatatgaactaatttatttaaaaattgcaaaagtatcctTTTTCTCTTGCTAATATTACAACAAATCGGCTTCTACGTCCAGTCTCATAGGTTTAAAGCCCTCTATTTCAGCTATAGCTGCCTATAACTCTCGCGATGTATTGCCTTTGTCATCTTCTGAAGATAAATCCacttcaagttctctaattgatgttccgaacaacgatgacgtatttagattcgtcgattcgtcaatcagaaaatcggatattggttgaagtggagatactcaggtgaagttaaatcgaaaataaaagttatgagtaacgtaaaaaaatatttattatgaataactcttataaggcaacgtaaaaacataaaaatcaaaaataaaagttatgattaacgaaaaaaaatatttattatgaataacacttattgaaaagcaaaacttattttcattgagaataactattatttaaagaaacaaaaatttatttctacaatataacagttatggctaaatttttttagatatttcttttAATAGTTATGTCTCTggttaaaatacatattttggcCAATTTGTACAAAACTGTGCCCCATTTTCTCATTCTCTGGTTATAATTTTTCGTATATCGTCAAGTTTCCATTTCCTCTTTAGGATGTGTAAAGGATCGCCACGGtatgtatttgtaaattaggttaagttaaaaagacttgttttaactgaagtataattaaattgaattattgtttctgttgaaaaaataaaattttgtgtttcaattatatttataacgtgGTAGTCCTTTAAACATTCCGAAGGGAAATGGCGGTGACTTTCGTCCATCAGTGTatgtaaaagtatttatttggtgtatatattaagttttttttattcatttgtgAGTCGGCCATTTCTtatattcttttcttttttatttgtgtgcgtaaataaaaaattgtcaaagaAAGCATCAACTATAAAACCGATGCGTGATTGCTTTTCTACTGCGTTTAAAATACTCATTTTCGGCATTTTGAAATGGTATACACAGTAAGCATTTTGTATGCCGGCATTATGAAACAGTATACTTTGTTCAAATACAAAGCAACTAACATTTTGGAAGTCAGCCATTCTACTCACTAAAAGCACAAAATTACGAATTTTTTACGAACAAATTCAACACTCTTTTggtgcaaaatttatttatttattgaaattcatAGTAATAtaaaaaggacaaaaataaCTTGTATTACATAGTTAAATTACCTGAATAAATATACATTAAAAAAccaatttatattcaaatattgaTATCGGAGTTTTTAATATCTAGtggaaaacaaaagaaaaataattataaaatatatttgtaatagCCATAGTCTATAGAAgactgaaaaatattaaaatgtttcataatGGTTATAGAAGTccgacaaaaatataaatcgtttataatggttattgtTTAGGTTGCATCTTTTtggtaataataaaataacattaaacgaattatacaattttttagaaCGTTAGAATCTTCCTTTTTGTATGCAACTTAGCTGGAAGTACTTTATTGGATTCTAGTATTGTGTAAATATTGTTTGCCACCGTTATTTTATCGTTATAAAAAATCTCTTCGTTTTGTGTAAAGGTAAATatacatggcaaatatttactcaaaaaagcgtaaccatttgtttgacgtgtttactcttacaagtgttttgtaagaccaaagaaacagcatcaaataaaataaaactattttttttgttttgaatcatcttaagtaaaataagttttttaaataaatgaaagaattcaaatacattttatttagtggttaagtctttttcgtcaaatatttgtcatgtgtgaccctaccctTAGACATAAGCACTACTATCTTATTAAAATACGCAACATATTCCTTCTGCgatgtaatttttatttgcaataaggGGATATTCGTCtctaattaaaacttgaagttcgttttatttttataacaattttttaaaacttgggTTGATGGATGCCAAACAGTTATGGAAGACCAAACAAAATAATACTCTTTTGCAATGGTTATATTAGGATTACAATATTTTCCGTTATTTTCttagttattttttctataaccaattgcttgtttaaaaaaaaaaataacagttatttcggtTCCctggtaaaaattaaataactaaacTTTTTGGAGCAgctatgaaaaatttgttatgtCAAGACAAgtgattttgtaatttattcagtttaattaaaaacaaatacattgaTTGCATGTATGACCATAATGtagtaaaatatgtaaaatttattttaatcctACAACCTACATAGTTGGTTCTATTCTGCTTCCGATTCATTCTGCGATGAATGCTTCTCCTGCATGTGTAATTCCATCTTGTGAACAGTTTTAAAACGCTTGTTACACTTTGGATACTGACAAAGGTTGTTAGTGgttctacatttttcactaAATACATGCGATTCATATTTTTGCTGTGATCGAAATTCCGATGAACAATGAGGACATGCCTTTAGTCGTTCACCCATATGACTTGTCTCTATATGTTCGCGCAATGCGCTCTTTTTATGAAATACCTTGCCACAAATAATGCAATTCATATCTTTTACTTTGCTTTCCATGACATTCGACTCGTTCCCATCCTGCTCATCGACAGTTAAATCCATTGGGGACTCTTCGTTTACAGATAAGGATATTGATTTATTACGTTTCATAGGTGTCGATGCGGCCAAATCGTCTTCGTCCAATTGGATACTCtcatttgttgttgttactggCTTTCTTTTTGTTGCCGCCTTGGCGGTTGTATTTTTTACTGGTGTTACCTCATTGTCCAATATCTTCTTGAACTTTGGAGTTGTTACAGAATTTGGCGTATCTCCATTCTCATTAGAGATGTCAGTGTTGTTCACCAGCTTGGCGTCTGGAAATACAGATTTACgtcttgcaattttttttggagtcTTCGGTTTAGTTTTATCTTGAGTGATTGATTCCTCTAAATTGGTTTGAGAATCAATTTCACCAGTTTCGGACATATCTAAGTTTTTCTTtccattttctttagaaatgtcATCGTTGATTACCGTCTTATCATCAGGAAATACAGATTTACGtcttgctatttttttgggagTCTTCagtttgatttgaatttttgattCGTCTAAATTTGTTTGAGAATCATTTTCACCTGCGTCGGACTTGTCTGAGTTTTCCAGATCATCATTATTGTTTTTCTCATCAATTATCCTCTTAGTTGAATCTTTTGAGGGAGTTTTGGGTTTTTTCACCTTCACCAATACCTTTAATCGTTGTAGAGAGTTTCGTAATTTATCAATAACCAGATCAGTTTGTACCAACTGTACGGCACAAGATTGACATATCAGAACACCATTTGCTTTGCGCGGGTCCAACTGTTAATAACGAGTGAAAGTAGGTGGTGAAACATTTCCATTATTGAACATTTAGTTTACTTACATCTACGCCGGAAATCTTCACAATCAAATGTGGTAGCAATTTACCAAAGTATTCTCCGGTTATTGGAATATTTTCAGCGTCTAGAACCGCACAAATTTTACATCTTTTAGAAACCACCAttattagaaattacaaaaaaacgaATAGCGgagaaaaacaaaacgaaaagaaCACGTTTTTGTTTGGTAACAAACTTATAATTTGCACTAAAACGAAATGGAAAGTAACACAGGGTGGTGGCATGTAAAACAAACATTAGTCTTTGCGTTTTGATTTGTTAATgttggcaaaatatttttaaatttataacgtACATAATACAACTTACACACATACcgggttttaaataaatattatttaattctgACTTTTTCTTTCATATATTTCCAATGTTTGAACAATATCTTCTTTTGACGTGTTATATACTATACAATCAATTGTATAACACGTTCAAACGGAATTAGTTTTTGTAACAGGGATGATTTTTAATGAACACAGCCAAGAATGAACAACaatataatacaaataataacaaaacaaacatcactcatttgctgcaacaacgtcataactcaaaatccgggtgttttgaactgagtactACAAAATATacgtctttcatatagttttatcagatttaaaaaagtcaattattttttgtatgagagtgttttttgttgtaaacgtcaaaatgaaaattcatgttttctcgtatatttgacaagtaaatatttggtttaaatacagattagaaagatattatgtagtatctactatttaaatctggttttatttcagaaatcgcatgatttgttgaaaatttatttaagaaatagtaaagtgtcataaaacattcaaagtcgtttttctcgaaacgacttttttgaattatgacgttgttgcaccTAATGAGCGATATTGTAAATTTTCATTACTGCAATATTAGGTTTCTTATAATTATAAtag
This genomic window contains:
- the LOC135953642 gene encoding zinc finger E-box-binding homeobox 1-like: MVVSKRCKICAVLDAENIPITGEYFGKLLPHLIVKISGVDLDPRKANGVLICQSCAVQLVQTDLVIDKLRNSLQRLKVLVKVKKPKTPSKDSTKRIIDEKNNNDDLENSDKSDAGENDSQTNLDESKIQIKLKTPKKIARRKSVFPDDKTVINDDISKENGKKNLDMSETGEIDSQTNLEESITQDKTKPKTPKKIARRKSVFPDAKLVNNTDISNENGDTPNSVTTPKFKKILDNEVTPVKNTTAKAATKRKPVTTTNESIQLDEDDLAASTPMKRNKSISLSVNEESPMDLTVDEQDGNESNVMESKVKDMNCIICGKVFHKKSALREHIETSHMGERLKACPHCSSEFRSQQKYESHVFSEKCRTTNNLCQYPKCNKRFKTVHKMELHMQEKHSSQNESEAE
- the l(3)02640 gene encoding porphobilinogen deaminase; translated protein: MMTSEEKPIRVGSRKSELALIQTKHVISRLQKLYPNKKFEIHTMTTIGDRVLNISLPKIGEKSLFTRDLEDALRNGGVDFVVHSLKDLPTALPTGMAIGAVLEREDARDALVLRSNFKGHTIATLPKGSVIGTSSLRRTAQLRRQYPNLIVCDIRGNLNTRLAKLDAVDSKFAGIILAQAGLVRMGWHDRISQILEPTDLLYAVGQGALAVECRSNDTDILSMLRSLMCLTTTCRILAERSFLKTLGGGCSAPVAVVSILNGDLTKYSYKCENLNLHLDGAVWSLDGSVEIREKMSCSLGVEIENNNIDGDESSGDEPPMKRTRPNDSPVMQSQNSPPIINDDPDVEALSGSYNIEELVEKHISLARKCPVVSSEIKSDAANGNMNCEPGGGDADKTMTKSCPLPIDIGQDVMGQCPFVGNDAKIALAAVGKCPMTNNNPNGNSIIGTSNGDEVDCSPSVSAASKCPFASMHKPNDPVFATKPQDTESAVHGKCPFLQKTVKMFDYTDDEKPQSQKIANILIEDVDNLFCGLYHHACHNRELYVKSNRLGQQLAEDLIKKGALDVMKCAQAEIHSKS